The following DNA comes from Rhinoraja longicauda isolate Sanriku21f chromosome 30, sRhiLon1.1, whole genome shotgun sequence.
tccccacctatgtccaagacacatcacatgctctccatctcctcgataactcccggttcccaggcccccactccctcatctttaccatggatgtccagtcactctacactttcatcccccacaaggatgatcttgaagctctccgtttcttcctcgaccgtagaaccagccaatccccatctaccaacactctcctccgcctagcagagctggttcttacccttaacaacttctcctttgactcctcccacttcctccaaaccagaggcatagctatgggtactcgcatgggccctagctacgcctgcctctttgtcgggtacgtcgaacaatccctgttccagacgtacactggccccatccccaaactctacctccgctacatcgacgactgcattggtgctacctcttgtacccacgcagaactcactgacttcatacacttcacttccaatttccatcctgcccttaaatatacttggactatctctgacatctccctcccgtttctggacctcaccatctccttcacaggagacagactagtgacggacatttactataaacccactgactcgcacagctatctgaactacacttcttcccacccgatcccctgcaaaatgtctatcccctactgccaattcctccgtctacgccgcatctgcgcccgggatgaggtgtttcacactagggcatcagagatgtcctcattcttcaggaaacggggcttcccctcttccactatagatgaggctctcactagggtctcttctacatcccgcagctccactcttgctcgccctccccccattcgtaacaaggacagaatatccctcattctcaccttccaccccaccagccagcgtatccaacaaatcatcctccaacatttccgtcacctacaacgggatcccactactggccacatcttcccatctcctcccctttctgcgttccgcagagaccgttccctccataactccctggtccactcgtcccttcctacccaaaccaccccatccccgggcaccttcccctgcaaccgcaggagatgcaacacctatccctttacctcccccctcaattccatccaaggacccaaacagtatttccaggtgagacaaaggttcacctgcacctcctctaacctcatctattgtatccgctgctctagatgtcaacttctttacatcggcgaaaccaaacgcagactcggcgatcgtttcgctcaacaccttcgctcagtctgccttaaccaatctgatctcccggtggttgagcacttcaactccccctcccactcccagtctgacctttctgtcttgggcctcctccagggcCATaaagaggcccaccagaaattggaggaacagcacctcatatttcgcttgggcagcttgcagcccagcggtatgaacattgacttctccaacttccctctctacctctcccccttcccagttctctctctatcttcctgtctccacctatatccttcctttgtcctgcccccctgacatcagtctgaagaagggtctcgacccaaaacgtcacccattccttctctcctgagatgctgcctgacctgctgagttactccagcattttgtgaaatatataccttcgatttgtactagcatctgcagttattttcttaaagataCATATTTAATATTCCTGAGCCTAGAGATATTTGTTTATATTTGTTTATGCGATGAATTGGTTATCCTAATGTTGAATGGAAAAGTTGAACAAAGAGAAATATCTTTAATTGTGCAGTTTACAGAACTCAGTGTCCCAGAGTAAGGGTGTATTGTTGGTTTCAGTCTATTCCCAAATTATGTGTTCTCACAGCTACCAAACCGAGCCCAGCATGTGCAATCCGTGCAGCCAAATCGTAAAGGAAGAGAATGAGCAAATACTGCACAGATACCACCTGAGGTCATGGTCATGGGAATTGTGCATCAGTATCACAAACTGCATCACCCTGTTCAATGGCATTCCTTCGATACAGGTCCACCAACGATTTTGCTCCttagttccagagccttgctgtatTCTTAATTTTGAGATGCCAGCCCACAAAGTCGGCTgcaaacattcagataataatctgccttcttattcttaccaccaaagtggataacctcacacttatccacattaaactgcatctgccatgcatccgcccactcacacaacctgtccaagtcaccctgcaacctcatagaatcttcctcacagttcacactaccacccagctttgtatcatctgcaaatttgctaatggtacttttaatcccttcatccaagtcattaatgtatattgtaaatagctgtggtcccagcactgcggtaccccactagttactgcctgccattctgaatgggacctatttatccccactctttcctttctgtctgtcaaccaattttctatccatgtcagtaccctacccccaataccatgtgctctaattttgcccactaatctcctatgtgggaccttgtcgaaggctttctgaaagtcaaggtataccacatccaccggctctcccctgtcaattttcctagtaacattctcaaaagattccagaagattagttcaaCAAAGTCGGCTGCTGACGTCGGCTATGGGAAGGGATCTGCCTGCTCTGGCCGGGCTGGAGTACAAGAGCCCCTGCCACAGgggggcaaatttgacccgccgatcggtgcggaagtcccgatgaggtcaagatcagCCACCTCATCCGGCCGAGGCAACTCATTTTCGGGGGAATTTCAAGTGCGCGCACGTAATTTTGTCCAGGTAAACGGAGGTGCCGGTCCaacagttgctggaaaattggtggtggacatgTTCTACATTAGAAAACTTTGGACTGAAGTTCCCTGACATTCTGCAGTTGGGTTGTTCTCCTGTCTAAAGAGGCAAGGAGGATAAGAAAAGATATGACCGGATCTGATATCTTTAATCTTAAGCATTAAAGTTGCtcccactacagatgctgcttaaacATTGGTAACcctagttttagacaatagacaacagacgataggtgcaggagtaggccattcagcccttcgagccagcaccaccattcaatgtgatcatggctgatcattctcaatcagtaccccgttcctgccttctccccataccccctgaccgctattcttaagagctctgtctagctctctcttgaatgcattcagagaattggcctccactgaggcagtgaattccacagatttacaactctctgactgaaaaagtttttcctcatctccgttctaaatgccctaccctttattcttaaactgtggcccctggttctggactcccccaacattgggaacatgtttcctgcctctaacgtgtccaaccccctaataattttatatgtttcgataagatcccgtctcatccttctaaattccagtgtataaaatcctagccactccagtctttcaacatatgatagtcccgccattccgggaattgacctagtaaacctacgctgcaagccctcaatagcaagaatatccttcctcatatttggagaccaaaactgcacacagtactccaggtgcggtctcactaggaccctatacaactgcagaaggacctctttgcttctacactcaactcctcttgttatgaaggccaacattccattggctttcttcattgcctgctgtacctgtatgcttcctttcagtgactaatgcactagggcacccagatctcgttgtacgccctcttttcctaacttgacaccattcagataataatctgtcttcttattcttaccaccaaagtggataacctcacacatatccacattaaattgcatctgccatgcatccgcccactcacacaacctgtccaagtcaccctgcaacctcatagcatcttcctcacagctcacactaccacccagctttgtatcatctgcaaatttgctaatggtacttttaatcccttcatccaagtcattaatatatattgtaaatagctgcggtcccagcaccgagccttgcagtaccccactagtcactacctgccattctgaaagggatccatttatccccactctttgctttctgtctgtcaaccaattttctaaccatgtcagtaccctacccccaataccatgtgctctaattttgcccactaatctcctatgtgggaccttgtcgaaggctttctgaaagtcgaggtacaccacatccactggctctcccttgtcaattttcctagtaacatcctcaaaaaattccagatgattagtcaagcatgatttccccttcgtaaatccatgctgactcggaacgatcctgttactgctatctaaatgctccacaatttcgtcttttataattgactccagcatcttccccaccactgatgtcagactaactggtctataatttcccgttttttctctccctcctttcttaaaaagtgggataacattagctagcctccaatccacaggaactgatcctgaatctatagaacattggaaaatgatcaccaatgcgtccacaatttctagagccacctccttaagtactctgggatgcagaccatcaggccctggggatttatcagccttcagtcccatcagtctacccaacaccatttcctgcctaatgtgaatctccttcagttcctccgtcaccctgggatctctggccactagaacatctgggagattgtttgtatcttccttagtgaagacagatccaaagtaccggttcaactcgtctgccatttccttgttccccataataaatttccctgcttctgacttcaaggacccacatttgctttgactatttttttcctcttcacatacctaaaaaagcttttactatcctcctttatattattggctagcttaccctcgtacctcatcttttctccccgtaatgcctttttagttatcttctgttgctctttaaaagattcccaatcctctggctccccactcctctttgctatgatatacttctcttttatttttatgttgtccttgactgcccttgtcagccacggttgcctcttactccccttagaatctttcctcctctttgggataaattgatcctgcaactcctgcattattcccaggaatacctgccattgttgttccaacgtcttccctgctagggcctccttccagtcaaatctggccagctcctgcctcatgcctctgtaatcccctttgctatactgtaatactgacacttccgattttcccttctccctctcaatttgtagagtaaaacttatcattttgtgatcactgcctcctaatggctctttaacctcaagtccccttatcagatcaggttgcaCCATTTTCTGCCTGTTTTGAAATTTTAgacttttttaaaattattgtcaATGCTGTTTTGTAATTACTACATCAAACTAGATACTCTCATGGAATTTCCTTGAAAAGACAGACTAACATTCAAGTCAAAATTCAGTTTAATTTTTATACTCATTGTATCAATCGTAACCTGCACTGAAAGTGAAGCACAATGGGAAACCCAGTATAAAATCCAGTGGGTGCAATTTGTGCATGAGAAAGGTACAGACCAAAGACATTTCATCTTTCTTAAACATTCTTTATTTTGTTGCCTCTATATACCATCACTTGCACAGTCTCCAAATACTTGTAGAGTATACAACTTACACACAGTATACACCAGAGTATGCCATCGGGCAGCTTTTCTCTTTTATTGTATTTATCAGCCATACATCCACTAGAGAAAGAAAACCTACAGGATTTTGTGCTGTCGTTTAGTATTGTCAGTGGGTTCGATCGGGCAAGATGAGAACtagagtcaggagtcaagagtccagagtgttttattgaaaCTCTTAATTTGCAGCAGTTCTTGTCAATTAAGGGACAAGAGGTGTGAGATGCTTGCCCTCGTAAACTGGTCATTGGAAACAATCCAGGCCCCAGTCTGTCCACTAATCCACTATGTCATAAGAAAGGTGGGTGATATTTCAATGAATTATTggttggggtgggagctgctttatgtcctcattgtccaccctgggtagttccacggaactggcaaaatttgcagcaaagcgacaactacggtactctgaagcaccaatggccacttttgattgttgtggtTGACGAACGAAAGAAGAATTATTATGTTGTCCTGAGCACTTTCACTGAGCCATTGTAATGATATAAAAAGAGAATGTATTGACAATAGAGATCCAGATAATCTCATTGATTAACAAGATTGAGACAGAGGGAAAGATGTGGGATACCCCATACCATACTTTGAAAATAActtattattaataattgcaTAGATTTACTGGTGGCAAATAAATACCTCCTTCAAATTCAGAGGATGTCAATGATTATTTCTTTGTATTGTGAATTGACCAGTAAAATCAGAGATGATTTGGAGTAAGGGTAAGAGGTTTGGAGAGGGATGCGAGAAAGAACTTCTTCTTCCAGACGTTGGGTGGACTCTGAAATTCACTGCTGGGGTGAGTggaggaggcaggtactctcatcACATCTGAAAAAGATCTAGATGAGCTCTAGAAATCACCAAGGCATAGAAGGTCTTGGACAATGTGCTCGTAAATGGCACCGAGaatatgcaggtaaatgggattaatgtagattggTACTCAATGGAAGATGTGCTTCTGTGCTGTGCATTTAAACGTTGTATGTTCTAACCTGCCTCtgagctgtatgactccatgactctacaatTGCAAACTGTGGTTCTCTATTTACCCCCGTTAGATTTTTGAAAATATACAGGGACAAGATTATATTCCTCCAGCAATAACTTCCATGGGTTCGTGAAGGAGGTTATTGTCACATGGTGCTCTATTGTTACTGGGTCCTTAAAAGGGATGCTTTTGCTTGCACAATGTTGATCTGGTcttagggattggacacgttggaggcaggaaacatgtttccaatgttggggggagtccagaaccaggggccacagtttaagaataaggggtaggccatttagaacggagatgaggaaaaactttttcagtcagagagttgtaaatctgtggaattctctgcctcagaaggcagtggaggccaattctctggatgctttcgagagagagctagatagagttcttaaagatggtggagtcaagggatatggggagaaggcgggaacggggtactgattgagaatgatcagccatgattacattgaatggcggtgctggctcgaagggccgaatggcctactcctgcacctattgtctattgtctattgtctattagtctaTTAGTCAATGTGGACCAGGCAACATTCACACACTGCTGATGACAATTCACAGCTCTAGGTACATCTAGTGACAAAACTGACTCGTTAAAGAATTTAAGACAAGATGCTTTTCCAGTTGGTTACGAGGAGATATTAAAGCTGCTTTACACTTTCTGGACTGAAGGTGTGGTGCAACCAACGCAAGAAGAAAATGCACAGATCTCACAAGAGTACGGGTTTGCAGCAATCTGCTCTGGAAAGCAAAAAAtgtaaagtttagttttagtttagtttagagacacagcgcggaaacaagcccttcggcccaccaagtccgcgccgcccagcgatccccgtacactagcactgtcctacgcacactcgggacaatttacaatctttaccaaagccgattaaccccgacagacctgtacatctttagagtgtgggaggaaaccgtagcacccggggaaaacccacacggtcacgtggagagcgtacagatagcgcccgtagtcaggatcgaacccgggtctctggtgctgtaaggcagcaactctaccgctgcgccaccgtgctgcccctaaagTAGTCCAAATTGCTTTACAAACCACACCGACTGAGTTCCATTCAAATCGACTTATTAACATTTCATGAGATATCTcaaagaaaatggtggaaacgtttgttatgcagcatctgtggagagggaagctGAATCAATGTTTCCCATTCGAGACCTTTCAGGAGAATTTTTCTCTCCTTCTCGGTTCTAGTGAAACATTTTCTATCTGACGTGGTGTTAGCTCTGCGTGACTGCTGCTTAGCCTTCTGTTTCCAGcgtttttctgttttttatttcacatttgcaGCATCTGCGGGTGGTTGTTGATGTTCATCTCATTCCTTTGGACGAGCGCCAGAAACCGCAGGGAACCACAGGGGACAATTGCACGGTCAAAAAGATCCAAGAAGAGCAATTGGACAAAATCTACAAGCATTAAACGTGATAAGATAGTGTAGATCGAAACCTTTCACCCAGTGGTGCTTTTGGGGGAAAGAGTGCACCAGCTAGATATTAAGACAGGAGCCAATTTTTTCCCATGAATGACAGTGAAAATAATGTGCCCTTCCCGCAaccttgattgattgatcgatcgatcgatcgatcaattgattgattgattgatacttgattatcacatgtgacatgttacagtgaaaatctttgtgttgcataccatacacaaggtatgcaaagagtcaccacgtacagaacaccgacaaagttacaaagtgttcatcacagtccccaatggtccctttTCCTTAAAGTAGATATGAGGAAtcaaggtagattcttgattagtacaggtgtcagaggttatggggagaaggcaggagaatggggtctggtaggagaaatagatcagccatgattgaatggcggaatagacttgttattctactcctgttccttatggcaTTATGACCTTTTCAGGGACAAGGCTgcgcaaagagtggtgggtgtcgcgagcatgctgccaggggtagtgatggaggcagatatgatattgtTGTCTTAGAGGCTtctacataggcacatggatgttcaggggctggagggatatgggtcatgtgcaggctgatGAAATTAGATttccttggcatcatattcagcacggcATGTgccgtacttttctatgttctacattccaccccctcccctcttaaaCTATTAAGACAATTGGAGTGGGGCAGTTGGAGAAGCAGGGGGTACTTAATAACAAGTACTAATGGAATATCAATATGTTGTCAGGCGATGGCATCCAAGATTATGGAACCATCTGGGTATATGGATCTAAGATACAAACCATTGTAATACAATTGATTTGTAGAACAACAGAGAGGGACAGAATGGCCTCTCTCTGTTCCAATTTAATACAGAATGAAAGAAAAATGTATTTATACAAATTTTGGAGAATGCAACAAAAGCTCAAATataaacatcacacacacacgtggATATAAAACATTTTCATAATAAATCATTATTATTCCAAAAAAAATCCTTACCTTGCTGCTATGTTCATGATGAACACATTTATTTCTGCAAACCACATCCCAGAGAACGTGTGGCTTTGATTCACAGAATGATATTTAAGCTAAATGTTATAAAGAAGCATTGGCCTGATGACATTCTCCTCAATGCAGAAGAATTAGAGATGAGCCAGATGAATTATTTAAAATGATTAAAGTAATCgatgtggtggggagaggggatttCAGAACAATTAATATGGGAACAGGACATGCAGGCGGAAATCAATGAGCAACTCTTCACACAAAGGCCAGCGGAGTTCGTTTGGTCTCCCTTTTCTCGAATGGCAGAGGTCCTGATGTAAATGCAGCTTTAAATACGCTGGTTGATGGCATTGGTTAGGGGGGTTAGGACATCAAAGAATATGCAACATAGGTAGATAAATAGATACCACTAGCTCCAATCCAACTGAATGGCAGTGAGGTTCCTCCATAGCAAGGGCACCATTTTGAGTCATTGTTTTATTTGGCAATGGTGTATGTTTGTTGTATAACTATTGAGTTCCAAGCCAAACGCAGTCCCATTAGGCATGATACTCTCTTCTGTTGGATAAAGGGAGCATGGAATTTTAAAGTATttaggtggcatagcagtagatctactgccttacagcgccagagtcccaggattgagcctgaccatgggtgctgtctgtacagagtctgtacgttccccccccgtgacctgcatgtgttttctccgagatcttcggtttcctcccacactccaaaaacgcacagggctgtaaagttaattggcttggtataaaatgtaaaattgtccctagtgttgcgtagggtagtgttaatgtgcggggatcgctggtcggtgcggactcggtgggccgaagggcctgcttctgcgctgcatctctaaactaaactaaactagaagctaATCGAAAACAAACATGAACTCTTTCAATGAAAGGTCAAACCCGTTTCCCAATTTGTTTTCTTCCTGAGATACTAAACTTAGCTCTTGCTCCACCCTGCAACGCTCCGGCGAAGCGAAACAAACAGGAAAATCCCTGGAGATCATTCCCCAAAAAGCAGCCCAGATGATTTACCATGGATCTTCTTTGCCActaacccctctccccccaatcaATAGCGACGCGCCTAACTCCCTCTAATCAATAGCTAGAGAAATCCCACTCTCTAATCAAAAGCTACAGAACTCCTTTAATCAATAActatggaaatctctgcctcctatCAATAGCTACATACTTCATACTAGCTACATCAATAGCTATGTACTTCTCTCCCCAATCAATAAGCTCAGAAACCTCTCTCTCCGAACAATATCTCATACCTCTTGTCTTCAAGCTAATAGCtacagatctctctctctctttctccagcTGATACTCGTTAACCTttcataaaataaaatacaaaacattgatggagtcatagtcatacagcgtggaaacaggcccttccgcccagcatgcccatactgaccaacatgtcccatctacactagtcccacctgcctgcatttgacccatatccctctgaacctgtcctacccaAATTCCCTTCACAACATAAGCACCAtgatttaaaaaacaaacaaatgtgCAAAATGGAGGCAGATCCACAACTGAGTCATTTTATAGCGTTATATTAATTTACAATATAATGATTGTATAGGCCAGGTGCGTGTTCCTGGAGCggagaagagtgaggggggaatGTGAAGGAGGTGCACTAAATGGTGACACATGGATGGGGTAGATAGTAGGCATCTTCTCCCCTTAACAAAGACTAGAGTGCATGAGTGTACAGTAAGGACTAGCAGGGTTAGAGGGCTACTGAGTGCACAATCGGAATGTACTTGCACTGCCTGAGAAGGTAGGTGCTTGCACAAGTTGTATAAAGCATCTGGACTATCATGCATGAAAGACTATGGACCAAGTGCCGGTAGTAAATGGCCTGAGGTTAGATGCGTACTTGATGGTCAACGTAGACATGGCTGGCCGACGAGGTGCCTCCTTATGTGTCTCATGTCCCTACAGCGCTCCCCGTATATAACCCACATATAATTGTCTACTTATCCTGGGATTACTTACTCAGCAAGAGAAATACATAAGGAGCATCGGTCTTGGAACAAATGGATCTGAAAGAGTCGAGTAGGGATGGATTGTTGCACAAATCAGTGATGGCAGAGAAGGAGAAGCGGGAGTTCTTATACACGTCATTGTCCATCAGCCCCTTCAGTTGAGCAACATCGTTCAGTTGGAACTGGTAATCTCCCAACTTcgtaggggaaaaaaaacaacagaGTTTAGCTACAGAACTGCAAGTTAATTTGCAATCCACATTTTCATTTAgattagtttcgagacacagcgtggaaacaggcccttcggcccatcgaaaccgtgccgaccattgatccccgaactgacactatcctaaacacactagcgacaatctacaattttacccaagccaattagcttacaaacctgtatggctttagagtgtgggaggagaccggagcagatggagaaaacccacattgtcacggggagaacgtacaaactccgtacagacagcacccatagtcaggatcgaaccccggtgccTGACGCTGTAATGCACcaattccaccgctgcgccaccgtgtagccCTATGTTCATTTGGACTTTTCAACATCTTCCTCCATTTAATTCCATTTCTCCTTTTCCTTCATTGTGGTGCAGCAGGTGGTGCCTCAGCCTCAACTGCTCctgtgaccctggttcaatcctgacttgggctgctctttgtgtctgtctgatGTTATTCGATTTCTTTATTGTCTCACACTGCGTGTGCAAACCTACAACATGGTGGTAAAATAAAGCACAATGAAGCACATTGCAAATGTCAGGTAAGAATTGTACTCACCCGAATCATAACGGCAgtggagataccacacagaggtgCAAGGAGCAGTGCCAAAGCTACAAGCATTCTCATGCTAGCTGACCTCTGAAGTTCAACGTTAACTGGTCGTTGGTGAGTTGCAGTGGCTTCTGTACTGCCAGGAGCTCTGAAGGTCTTTTAAAGTCTTGGTTAATGTTTATCAGTCTGAGGCAGTTCCAACTGTGTCACGGAACGAATTAAATCCAAAAAGAGTTTATAATTATCAGCCGCCCTCTCATGAGCAGCAGAGCTTCTCCAGTTGCCTTCAATGAAGGAGCTGGGCTTCACAGAATAAAGATGGCAAATGTACAGCAAAATGTGCATCGTACATATGCATTATGTACGCAGAATAACATGCATGTGTGCAGAAATCATTCACAATATATGCACATATACATGTGCACGTTGCAATAATACAATGGCATTTACTCACGCAATTGGAACTTTACTGTTGCTGGACTGGCAAATTGCTATTAATGCCTTGACTTtcaaggtagatgcacagagtctcttgcccagtgtcggtgaatcgaggaccagaagacataggtttaaggtgaaggggaaaagatttaatagggatctgaggggtaactttttcacacaaagggtggtgggtgtatggaacaagctgccagatgaagtagttgaggcagggacttttaacgtttaaaaaacagttagacaggtacttggaaaggacaggtttggagggatatgggccaaacgc
Coding sequences within:
- the LOC144607914 gene encoding guanylin-like; translated protein: MLVALALLLAPLCGISTAVMIRLGDYQFQLNDVAQLKGLMDNDVYKNSRFSFSAITDLCNNPSLLDSFRSICSKTDAPYVFLLLKQIAANPYSCEICAFSSCVGCTTPSVQKVWSADQDNGSSEQIDLVIVKVPFDASL